The following are encoded in a window of Paenibacillus polymyxa genomic DNA:
- a CDS encoding sensor domain-containing diguanylate cyclase produces MSEFSTTDQQMLDSKTVQASGAPLFDDKGYTSFAWLQNMDMTPYDFPYINQLLVQGYRSWLQQSNGISWINEEYTAVFNFIGVRVAGREEDDDEDLDLVERCCISREMEVSQRKLRDGSLAFVYMVPILCRNYKREPFAALRFTRPAQHSVSNQDTLLVAALHFKSCFYSKFEYIFMEDILGMQNRSDREGRRRSILFQIVKRMHDKIDVEGVLDEVFGSIAYLFPHVDITLYMSQDRHSRNPQVKPLLLHERDEDVCVRAFMKGQMAVNEPVGTQDEITEIAIPLRGKQGVYGVFHMILPSGADSMKKVDVELIAMMADTAGTAFENAKLLEQSNVLIHELRLINELVQRLNQSLKLNEIFEFAVQELLKMFMADFCCIVQLDQDGNCFKVMSSNVESLRLESYPLEDGFAGLIRLTGEPVIVSDYRKDGKISSHFMDATDSQSLMAVPMKTSGTPKGVILLSSKLPHSFSYDNYKMLQMLAPHIGLAVTNAMLHAEVRRLANMDMLTGLYVRHYVDQIIQQHQEKDFCGSLILVDIDQFKQVNDTHGHQTGDEILKSVSNIVRSATRDEDVCARWGGEELAIYLPQLGVQQALEYAEKIRYRVQHETEPQVTVSCGIAEWNWLDEQISIESLFYRADMALYEAKNEGRNRIVVDHVANV; encoded by the coding sequence ATGTCGGAATTTTCAACAACGGATCAGCAAATGCTTGACAGTAAAACAGTCCAGGCTAGCGGTGCTCCGCTGTTTGATGATAAAGGATACACGTCTTTTGCCTGGCTCCAGAACATGGATATGACACCCTATGATTTCCCCTATATTAATCAGCTTCTTGTCCAAGGATATCGGAGTTGGTTACAGCAGAGCAATGGTATATCCTGGATTAACGAAGAGTATACTGCTGTTTTTAATTTTATAGGTGTTCGTGTTGCTGGTAGGGAAGAAGATGATGACGAGGATTTGGACTTGGTCGAACGTTGTTGCATATCTAGAGAGATGGAAGTGAGCCAGCGCAAACTTCGTGATGGAAGCCTTGCGTTTGTGTATATGGTTCCCATACTATGTCGTAATTATAAGAGGGAGCCCTTTGCCGCTCTTCGTTTTACACGGCCTGCTCAACATTCTGTCTCAAATCAGGACACATTGTTAGTAGCTGCTTTACATTTTAAATCCTGCTTTTACTCGAAGTTTGAGTACATATTTATGGAAGATATCCTTGGGATGCAGAATCGAAGCGATCGTGAAGGTAGACGCCGTTCTATTTTATTTCAGATTGTAAAACGGATGCATGACAAAATTGACGTGGAAGGCGTGCTGGATGAGGTATTCGGGAGCATCGCCTATTTGTTTCCCCATGTAGATATCACGTTGTACATGAGTCAGGATCGACACAGTCGCAATCCGCAGGTCAAACCTTTGCTGCTGCATGAACGGGATGAAGATGTATGCGTCCGTGCATTTATGAAAGGGCAAATGGCTGTGAACGAGCCTGTCGGTACACAAGATGAAATAACTGAAATCGCCATCCCATTACGTGGCAAGCAGGGTGTATACGGTGTTTTCCATATGATTCTTCCATCGGGTGCGGATAGTATGAAAAAAGTGGATGTAGAGCTGATTGCCATGATGGCGGATACGGCTGGTACTGCATTTGAAAATGCGAAGCTGCTTGAGCAATCGAATGTACTTATCCATGAATTGCGTCTCATTAATGAACTGGTTCAGCGCTTGAATCAGAGCCTGAAGTTAAATGAAATATTTGAATTTGCTGTGCAGGAGTTATTAAAAATGTTCATGGCGGACTTTTGTTGTATTGTACAGCTTGATCAGGATGGAAACTGTTTTAAAGTCATGTCGAGTAATGTGGAAAGCTTAAGACTGGAAAGTTACCCTCTTGAAGATGGATTTGCTGGGCTGATACGCTTAACAGGAGAACCAGTGATTGTGTCGGACTATAGAAAGGATGGAAAGATATCCTCTCATTTTATGGATGCGACAGACTCCCAGTCTTTGATGGCTGTACCTATGAAGACCAGCGGTACTCCTAAAGGGGTTATACTATTGTCCAGCAAGCTTCCACACTCTTTCTCTTACGATAATTACAAAATGCTGCAAATGCTAGCCCCTCATATCGGATTGGCGGTAACCAATGCTATGCTGCACGCTGAAGTGCGGCGGTTGGCTAATATGGATATGTTAACAGGTCTGTATGTACGTCACTATGTGGACCAAATCATTCAACAACATCAGGAAAAGGATTTCTGTGGATCTCTTATTTTGGTAGATATTGATCAATTCAAACAAGTGAATGATACGCATGGGCATCAGACGGGTGACGAAATTTTGAAAAGCGTCAGCAATATCGTTCGTTCGGCGACTCGCGATGAGGATGTATGTGCAAGATGGGGCGGCGAGGAGCTTGCCATTTATTTACCACAGCTGGGGGTTCAGCAGGCGCTCGAATATGCAGAAAAAATACGTTACCGTGTGCAGCATGAAACCGAGCCTCAGGTGACTGTTTCTTGCGGGATTGCTGAATGGAACTGGCTGGATGAGCAGATCAGTATTGAATCTTTATTTTATAGGGCTGATATGGCCTTGTACGAAGCGAAAAATGAAGGACGCAATCGAATAGTTGTTGATCATGTAGCCAATGTGTAG
- the rpsD gene encoding 30S ribosomal protein S4, with product MARYTGPKFKLSRRLGISLSGTGKELKRPFPPGQHGANQRRKISNYGMQLQEKQKLRHMYGLGEKQFRTLFNKAQHMHGIAGENFMFLLESRLDNLVFRLGFANSRAGARQLVAHGHVTVNGKKVDIASYQVSPGDVIGLRERSRSLSSIKEALENRNHLVAYLEYNDAALEGKFIRLPERGELSQDIDEKQIVEFYNR from the coding sequence ATGGCACGTTACACTGGTCCTAAATTTAAATTGAGCCGTCGTCTCGGTATTTCCCTGAGCGGCACAGGTAAAGAATTGAAACGCCCTTTCCCTCCGGGACAACATGGTGCAAACCAACGGAGAAAAATCAGCAACTACGGTATGCAACTTCAAGAGAAACAAAAGCTGCGTCACATGTACGGCTTGGGTGAAAAACAATTCCGTACCCTGTTCAATAAAGCTCAACACATGCACGGTATCGCTGGTGAAAACTTTATGTTCTTGCTGGAAAGCCGTCTGGACAACCTTGTATTCCGTCTTGGCTTTGCTAATTCCCGTGCAGGCGCACGTCAATTGGTAGCTCACGGTCACGTTACTGTGAACGGTAAAAAAGTTGACATCGCTTCTTACCAAGTAAGCCCTGGCGACGTGATCGGTCTTCGTGAAAGAAGTCGTTCCCTGTCTTCCATCAAAGAAGCTTTGGAAAACCGCAACCACTTGGTAGCTTACCTGGAGTACAATGACGCAGCTCTGGAAGGTAAATTCATTCGTTTGCCTGAGCGTGGCGAATTGTCCCAAGATATCGATGAAAAACAAATCGTCGAATTCTACAACCGCTAA
- a CDS encoding AraC family transcriptional regulator: MDYFKRIQCAIEFIELNLREDLKIADIASQACFSAFHFQRVFQAISGFTVQQYIRRRRLSEAAEQLKQSNQKVLDVAIEYQYNSQEAFTRAFEKNFGITPGKYRNGDIELPGQSKINFLDYQKNTMGDLDVNKPVILQLETVKIVGYEYKTNLNNEQHYKEIPGFYGHFGANEYFMCIPSKIAPGMSYGVACRFEDNGAFSFVVGEAVEKESKELAEGFIYMEIPAGKYAEFDASGSDGRVQNIRDFIYGTWLPNSNFERREGPDFEITDVMNSSYPDHLSMKVYIPIE; the protein is encoded by the coding sequence ATGGACTACTTTAAACGAATTCAGTGTGCGATTGAGTTTATTGAATTGAATCTCCGGGAGGATCTAAAAATTGCCGATATTGCTTCACAGGCATGCTTTTCAGCTTTTCATTTCCAGCGGGTTTTTCAGGCCATTTCGGGTTTTACGGTTCAACAATATATAAGAAGGAGAAGATTGTCCGAGGCGGCTGAACAGCTAAAACAATCCAATCAAAAAGTGTTGGACGTTGCTATTGAGTATCAGTACAACTCACAAGAGGCTTTTACCCGCGCTTTTGAAAAGAATTTTGGGATCACCCCTGGGAAGTATCGTAACGGTGATATTGAGCTTCCTGGGCAAAGTAAAATCAATTTTCTGGATTACCAAAAAAATACGATGGGGGATTTGGATGTGAATAAGCCGGTGATATTGCAGCTCGAAACGGTCAAAATTGTAGGATATGAATATAAAACAAACCTGAATAATGAGCAGCACTATAAAGAAATCCCAGGATTTTATGGACACTTTGGAGCAAATGAATATTTTATGTGTATCCCGAGCAAAATTGCACCGGGAATGTCATATGGGGTTGCCTGTCGATTTGAAGACAACGGTGCATTTTCATTTGTGGTGGGCGAGGCAGTTGAAAAAGAGTCAAAAGAACTGGCAGAGGGTTTCATATATATGGAGATTCCAGCAGGGAAGTATGCTGAGTTTGACGCTTCGGGTTCAGATGGACGGGTTCAGAATATACGAGACTTTATCTATGGCACATGGCTTCCTAATTCTAATTTTGAACGGAGGGAGGGGCCTGATTTTGAAATTACGGACGTGATGAATTCCTCCTATCCAGATCATTTGAGTATGAAGGTATACATCCCCATTGAATAA
- the tyrS gene encoding tyrosine--tRNA ligase, whose protein sequence is MKWEELKPEQQVEVERQLEVIRRGVAEIVPEDELKRKVIKSVVSGEPLKIKLGLDPSAPDIHIGHTVVMHKLRQFQELGHQVQLIIGDFTGRIGDPTGKSETRKQLTEEDVQRNAQTYKEQIFKILDPEKTKVFYNSEWLGPMSFADVVTLSAKVTVARMLERDDFTKRYQNGLPISIHEFFYPLMQGMDSVALQSDIELGGTDQKFNLLMGRTLQKEYGVEPQATITLPLLEGLDGVQKMSKSLGNYIGVDEEPNEIYGKSMSVPDELMLKYFELATDINNEELAELAKGVKDGSVHPRDAKMKLAGTLVRMYHGEEAEEAAKQHFVTVFQQRALPDDIEEFTLTADQLEEGGIRVIQLLTHLGFAASNGEAKRSIQQGSVKINEEKWTDVNEAYMPKEGDIVQVGKRKFAKIKLG, encoded by the coding sequence ATGAAGTGGGAAGAATTGAAGCCGGAGCAACAGGTAGAGGTCGAGCGACAGCTAGAGGTGATACGTCGTGGAGTAGCGGAAATTGTACCTGAGGATGAGCTGAAGCGTAAGGTTATTAAATCGGTCGTTAGCGGCGAGCCACTCAAAATTAAGCTGGGTCTAGATCCGTCTGCGCCCGACATTCACATCGGACATACGGTTGTTATGCACAAACTGCGCCAGTTCCAGGAATTAGGCCATCAAGTGCAACTGATTATCGGAGATTTTACAGGCAGAATTGGTGATCCGACAGGTAAATCGGAAACTCGTAAGCAACTGACTGAGGAAGATGTACAGCGTAATGCACAAACGTACAAGGAACAAATTTTTAAAATTCTCGATCCTGAAAAAACAAAGGTATTCTACAATTCCGAATGGTTAGGGCCAATGTCTTTTGCTGATGTAGTAACCCTGTCGGCCAAAGTAACGGTTGCCCGTATGTTGGAACGGGATGATTTTACAAAAAGGTACCAAAACGGATTGCCGATCAGCATCCATGAGTTCTTTTACCCGCTGATGCAGGGCATGGATTCCGTGGCTCTCCAAAGCGATATTGAATTGGGGGGGACGGATCAGAAGTTTAATCTGCTAATGGGCAGAACCCTGCAAAAAGAATACGGAGTTGAGCCGCAGGCTACGATTACATTACCATTGCTTGAAGGGCTGGATGGCGTCCAGAAGATGAGCAAAAGTTTGGGGAACTACATTGGTGTTGATGAGGAGCCGAACGAAATATACGGTAAGTCCATGTCCGTTCCTGACGAGCTGATGCTGAAATATTTTGAGCTTGCAACGGATATCAACAACGAGGAGCTGGCAGAGCTGGCGAAAGGTGTTAAGGACGGCTCAGTGCATCCACGTGATGCCAAAATGAAGCTGGCTGGAACGTTAGTGCGCATGTACCATGGTGAAGAAGCAGAGGAAGCAGCGAAGCAGCATTTTGTGACCGTATTCCAGCAACGTGCGCTGCCTGACGATATTGAAGAGTTCACCTTGACGGCTGATCAGTTAGAAGAAGGTGGCATTCGTGTGATCCAGTTGCTGACTCATCTGGGCTTTGCAGCATCTAACGGTGAAGCCAAGCGCAGTATTCAGCAGGGTTCGGTCAAAATTAACGAAGAGAAATGGACCGATGTGAACGAAGCATACATGCCGAAGGAAGGCGACATTGTGCAGGTAGGTAAACGGAAATTTGCTAAAATCAAGCTTGGATAA